AGCCATTTGTTTTTTATACTTATAAAAcatgaataaaaatacaaataaaatactataaaaaatGGAGTATcgaatgaatttttaaaaatttatattttaacacaaattacaatatatttttaagtaaccACTCATAATCTCAAATTTGGTataaaaagatataaatattcaattttttaaatttattatagtagTTGACTTTAAAAGCTAATCACAATAGAATTTTCAACAAAGAAACTTACTTTTATAGAACAAACTCTAATTTCTCTATTTTCTTAGTTTGTGAGCGATCTCTGCTGTAACAAACTTGAAGAGAGagagaaataattttttttgttcacaGGGAAAGATTTATACCCAATCAATAGTATCAACTGACAACATTCAACTTTTGTATCATCTATATGTGTTGGTTAAGTTGGTATGAGTTTTGATACGCGACAATATTAACCTAAATTCGACccttattaaatatatttttcatatcATCGATATTGTTTAATTTCTAAATTTAACGGTGTTTATTCAAATAACAAGTCTAGCGGATAGggatttaaaaggaaaattttttaaaggaataaaataaaatagtatatcTAAAATTCCAGGTGCTTAATTCTGTATTACGACACGTTATGAATAAACCTTAGCCCGCCCTCAAAACATACACTTCCATTCACATTTACATTTACATTTACACACACAAAACTGTTTCTGTTGTAGAAGGCTACACCAGAACAAAGTAACGAATTACTTTGCCTTAATTCTCTTCTGTctataattaaatcatcaatcaTATTCTTTTTCCCTTTCCCAATCCTTTCTCTCTTTCCCTTCCTTCAGAAACTCCAACAATATAACCTCCTGCATtccattttcaaattcaaagaacagatacaattttcaaaaaataataatagtaataaaaataataataataataataataaataatgggTTCAACTTCAAATAATCAAACTTCTTCTACTTCATATGATCTATCATTTAAAGTGTTGTTAATTGGTGATTCTGGTGTGGGTAAAAGTAGTTTACTTGTCAGCTTTATTTCCAATTCCCTTGAAGATCTTTCTCCTACAATTGgtaaattttctttctttttccaaAGAATGCTTTCTGAATTTCATTGTATTTGTATAAATTTGAAATGGGTTTTGAAATTTAAATACTATGCTTAGTTTATATTGCTGATAACTAAAGTTTCTGTCTTTTAGTTACCCATTAGTATTGTTTGTTGTTATCTGAAAGTTAATTggatcataaatcataatctaACCACTTTGATTTGATCTTTTGAGGTTTTTGGATCTGGGTTTTCTGTTTCtagcttttattttttgtaattcttGCTTTTTGTCTCAAATTGATTGGTCAATGAAATAGTACTATTATCATTACTGTATTAGCTTTTAATGGACCTATAATAGAGTCATGTTTTAATGTTTAGTTCTTATGATTTTGTAGGAGTAGCTTTTCTTGAATAAAAATGCAGACTTAAAGTAAGCGAAGTAGGAATTTAGTTAAACTTGTGAAATTGAGATTAGGCTATTGAATGGTTAGATACTTAGATTGCTACATTTCTGCTAAAAAGCTCACATAGAAGAAAATATATAGCAATTTTTCACTAGGACAAGAAGTACTTTGATACCTGGGAAAGgttctgagcatgttcaacatgttcaaGTCCCGAAAATTGACAgccttaattttaaattatgtagtatatgttaagtgtATAAAGTTGtgagaaaaatatcataatttttgaaattgcatAGTGCCTTTAcagaatttatcaatttttgctTCGCCCCGATTGAAGGCTAAAAACTAAAAACACCATATTTTTACCTAAACGTGATCAAACTTGGTCTCTTGACCCTGATCATAACTTTATAgcggatatgatgatgatggtgatcaAACATGGATGCCATTTTGCTTTTCTTGTAAGTTCTTGAGGAGTTATTCCAAGAACCTTTTTGAAGACTGTCTTAATCTATCTGCTAAACAAAGTTCTACAGTTAGGTATCTTCCATCAACTAACTGAAACACACCTGTACCAAATATCTTAAGTTTGGTTGGGGAAAACCATGTTTTGATGTAGCTTTGTGCAGCGTAGCCTTCTAAGAGAAGTGTTGGCATTTGCCAATATGATATTGCCATGAAGATATGAATTCTAAACTTGGAATGTCATCTCAATGTTTTGTAGGAGTGGATTTCAAGATTAAGATGCTCACTGTTCGAGGGCAACGGTTAAAGCTTACGATATGGGATACTGGTAAGTGATAACTAGTACCATGCCTAGATCTCGACGTTAATCCGTGTTTCGCATCTTGACACTTTAGATACATTGATGGACTGAGGCACTGCATAATCCCGTCTTACCTCTCTAAATTGTAGATATTGTATTCTTTGAGATAAATAtcatttcaaattaaaaaacgGACCTTTATAAATGTTgggaaaattgttaaaaataaaccaACCTTTGCTCGATCcgctgaaaataaattcaactgTTGATTAGTTTAAATAAAACCCACCTATTCGatataattgctgaaaataaacccaactAATGTTTATTCCTAATTTCTTGATCAAAAAGAAGCTTTTAAGATGCTTATAAACAATAGGCGGGTTCAtctaataataaacaatagGTGGATTTATTTTTAGCGGATCAAACAAAAGGTTGATTTATTATTGACTAATTCACCTTTGCGCAGAAGCCACGCCATGCCTTAAAAAGAGTCACCAGATCTTACGTTACACCATTCTCCCCTGTTACCATACAACTACTTTTTAAGTAGTATTCTAGTATGTATGTTGTTTTCGTCTCCAACTAAAATAGCAATGCTAATTCTTGTATGATCTTACTTTGCAGCCGGACAAGAGAGGTTTAGAACATTAACAAGTTCCTACTACAGAGGTGCCCAAGGGATTATTCTTGGTATGCATTGTTTTGAATTCTTATGTTTTTGAAAGCATTTACACCAGTCCTTTTTTAGGGCAATTTCAATCCCTTCTATTTTGATTTTGCTCTTTTGTATTTCCTTTTCCTTCTATTTTAGTGTATGACGTTACAAGAAGGGAAACATTTACCAACTTGTCTGATGTTTGGGCTAAAGAGGTTGAGCTTTATTCCACTAATCAAGATTGCATAAAGATGCTCGTCGGGAATAAAGTTGATAAGGTAAATCCCACGTCTTCGTATTTCTATTCATTCTGTCCGCAACACAAACTAATGCATAGCCTTTATTTTGGTTGCCCTTAATGAACTCTCAATTTGTTCatattaatccttgcataaagGCAACCAAAGAGGTCTTGTTTATGTTCAAGGCAGGCAATGGTTTGCCTAATTACATGTCCATTCTCGATGAGGAAGCCactaatttatagttttttgggTTTAGATCACAATGGACTATACTAGAATGACTCATCCAATCACGTGGACTTTTTGTATATGTGATGTAGCAAATGATATATGCTACCAAGTGTAGATCGATTTATTAGCACTAACAAGGGTTATGTAGCATACATCCAACCCCCAAACCCCACCTTGGTGGGAGCTATTTAATGGCATTGGGTTGACAAGATATTACCTTCTATGTGGTTGATGCTTCTAGACTTCTAGATATAAGTGACTCACGGTTCTTTATTATAGGATTCAGAAAGAGCTGTAACTAGGGATGAAGGAGTGGCTCTTGCACAACAGTTAGGCAGTCTATTTATTGAATGCAGCGCTAAAACTCGAGAAAATGTGGAGCAGTGTTTTGAAGAGCTTGCATCAAAGGTAATAGATTTTCCTGTAATCTTAGTAAATATGATCAACCATAATTTTTTGGATCTTAATGTGTGGCTTGTCGCATTTTCTGCTCAGTCACTTAGGTGACTCCGTGACTAGCTAAAAGAAAAAACGAATATGTTTAGCCTTTGTTTGACTGAACGTATGAAGTTAGACATCTTTAAAAGGGGAAGATCAAAGCATTCCTTCTTGTTTGGAGGGAAATTATAAACCATACGAAACTATTCATCGTCTACTCAAAATACACCCAAGTATCAATTACTCGAGATAAACCCAAGTATCAGGGTTGTATTCTAGAAATGAACCTCTATTGAATAACTCTCAAACCGGTAAACAGTAATAGAGTTTCATTTCTAGAATACTACCCTGATACTTGGGTTTATCTTGAGTTAATCGATACTTGGGTGTATTTTGAGTGAATGAGGAATAAATgtgtttattaatatcaaattttcctaCTTCTAAGGGGAAAAAAGGGGAGGAGGGAAAGATCAAACATGCGACCTCTTGTTTGGATATTATCTTTGGAAGGGAAAAAGGGGAACGAGGGGAAGAACAAAACGTGCCTTAGCTGAATTTTCGTATCAACGACCTCTATTACTGAGACTTGAATTGGGAAATTTACAGATAATGGATGTTCCAAGTCTGAAAGAAGAAGGATCAAATGTGGGGAAGAGGAACATCTTGAAACAGAAGCAAGAACAAAAGGAATCTGCACCGGGTGGTTGTTGCGCTTAAACGAACAACTCCATAAGCTTCAAATAAGAGTCTTGAACCTGAGCTGTGCTTCGTTATTGGTTGAAGCTTTAACATGTTGCTGTCAAATTATGCATATGataattctttcttttttttttttttcgtttgcgCGCAGTATTGGTTGTTTCATTCAGCTGCTTTCCGTTGTGTATTTGTCGTTCATAGGAACTTCTAGTAGTTGAAGAACACGTTACATTTTGTGTATAATACAATACTTCTCATAGGCGATGAGTTTCTCGTATACGAGTTGGTGACTACGCTTGCCTTGTAAGTATGTATGTATAGATGAGCGAAGATTGTTTGTATGTATTGGTGATGATGATACAATAGTTATGCAGAACATTGCGAAAATTACACGAGTCTGGTTTGACACATCCCACAACTTCCATATTCACTATTGTAAATATTGGACATTCAAGGAAGAGaagagaatgaaaaatgaagaggaAAACAAAGGTAATAAGTGCACACACCCAAACAATGCAAAATCAAAGCAAGAACACAAGAACCTTCATATGTTATATTAAGATATCTTCTCTTAAAATCAaagattaataattttagtGTGAATACAACAGTCAACAGTTATAATAAGAAATGTCTCGCAAAAGCTCACTCTCTAGAACTCCCTAAAACTTCAAAGATCTCAATAATCCAAGAAAGTTTCTCGTAAAGGTTCAACGATCACTAGTGTTGTTGTACTCTTCCTtatctgaaaattttaaacaaataagtacttttaacaaaagaaattaaaaaatgagCTTTGgataaacttaatttcaaaaacaaCCGCCTTTATGTCCGAGTCTAAGGTTAGGtatgttcgtagttactaacaacaaataaaaaaattggtcaaaattgtttcttcgcagttattaactgcgaagaAAAGagagacaatgtcataacgttagataggacaaaaaaaagaaatcattgttgttcgcagttagtaactgcgaaccaACATAACTTCCTTTTTTTGTCCCATCTAACGTTATGACAGTATTTTCCTTTTGTTCTCaattaataactgcgaacaaataATTATGACTTTTTTGACCGAtatttttgttcgttgttagtaactgcgaacatagCTGACCTTAAGTTCAGAtataaagacgcttatttttgaaattaagtttacacgaaactcatttttttatttcttttgttaaaaatacttattggTTTCAAATTTTCTCCTTTATGTTTCATCTAACCCATAAGACATTAAGACCCACTTTATGTATGTTGGTCAAAGAATTGCGAATGATTGTAGAATACATTTGAAATTTATCTTTtgaacatttgaaaatttttgtaatttatcttttgaatatttgaaacttTTTGTAATTTGAACCTTTTTAAGATTATTATAAAACTTTAAAGTACATTTTTGTTTCTGTGACAACATCAAAGAGTAATAGGGTGATCTTTAAGGGGGAGAACTCACAgtttttattcttcaatgttataataatattaactaaagAGAAAGATTAAAttctataaattataaaaaagtctAAATGTGAAATGGATGAGACTAAGAAAGTATTATTGCTTCTTCCGTTACTCttgctacattttttttttcacgtaaatatttttatattaaatatctttattttaattaaacgaaaaattataaaaattacatattaaaaaattagatttaaaaaaaataaaataagatctcatatgactatattatttcttatgcataaatcgaaattatcaaaataaaattagagataaatatattattatccaAATGTAGCGAATGGGAAGGAGGAAGTAGAATTTAATCCCAAGTAAACTAACATAATAGAAGAATTAtcgaaaaatttattttattttgagaaaatatttttgattggaccgatctattatatattttttaaaatattataatcaggcattaaaaatgatgtatgtatatacattttagatattgaaaataagcattaagaatacgataaataaatatcaaaaataatataaataggcattaaaaatacagtaGTACagattaatctttaataaataGCACTTTAAAAAGTCAAGATATCCCTCTCAAAAGACTCAGTTATTATTTTGGTACTCTATTTTAAGCCCTTGTTAAAAAAACCCTTGGTAGTAATTCCCACGCTATCAAGTTTCGAGCGATTTCAGTCATTCTCTGTATTGTTTCATCTCGATAAGCGCCCTTTTCTATTTCTCTCCTATGAAGAGATAAAACATGGAAACTGAAACCTACTTTCAATTacccaaatcaaagaaaaaaaaagaagaaaatcaaaGCAAATAGCTTTGAACTGATGCTTCAATCAAAATGTTAAAGAAGAATACAGAgaaaaatcaaccaaaattaGGCTACACAGCTTCTGGGTTCGACCCTTTTGAAACCCAGAATCAAACAATTTCGGGTTTTGCGGGCATAAAAGCAAAAAGGATAAAAGCATTTAAATGTTGTCAAACCAATTGGGTTTGAAGCTGATTATATGGGTTATTCTGGTGAAACAGCTATGGTGGAATGGGTAGTTGTGGTCTTCTTGTTCTTTATAAGAAAACCGATTTCTTACATTTTGTTCGTGTCACTGCTAATAAGGTATTATCCCTcgttgttcttcattttttccCCTTGCTGTTTTTGTATATTACTTGTTGAAATTAGGATTATGTTTGGAGATGGGCTCTTCAGCtaattgaattaaaatatttttttggtttatttagccGAGGAAGGGGGTTGAGATTTGggaaatttgtttttgtttgattttcttggatttagattttttttaatttgggttAGACTAGAGAATCCCGAGCAAATCAATCCTTTCTGGTGAGAATTTCACAAAAGCCATCGTCCACCGGGCTAACCCATGATTTTTTTCAAGTTTGTTCTTGCCTTCTTGGGATTGTAATTAAGGAAGAATTTGGGGATTAAAAAAAGAGATTATACTGTCTTATTTTACTGGTTGAGGATTAATGAATTTCTATCAATTTGCAAATATTGGTATTtgctttattgtttttattaattaaattttattttctagttAGGTGATtccttctcttttatttttataaaaatttcggTGTATTTGTACTGCAAATGTAATTCCATGTCTGTGTGTTACCTTGCGCTCTTGGATGATGAAACGGGTGTATGTATGAAGAGATTATTGTAATTTGCTTTGGATATTTTCTCAATGATTTTGATGCATTTTTTGCTCTTGTTTCATGTAAATGTTTTAGCCTCAGTGCAGAGGGAAGGGGAGTGAAATAAACTTTGTGAAGAAAAGGAATGAATAGAGAAGAACAATCTTGTCAAGTGTTTTTCTAGCTAATTTACATATTTACATGGGTATTGTATATGTTTTTCCTTGAAAAGAGTTGGGCTTATTGGGATTTGATATCTAAAAgggaaaggaaaaattattcacaatttaatttttaccGAATTCCCttcaataataccaatttttaaataatacttcctccaaTTCATAGAAAAGTGGACATTTACTTTTTAacactattcacttattacttttaatttgtattttattcttaatctataaattaaaacataatcaagtgagatcctgtttgattcgtttcaatgcaaagattattaatatctactttttataatatttcgttatgtataataagagatattaatcattgaataagtgcattggatagcgtgaaaaagtaaatgtcCCCTGTGAATTCCAGAGTATAATGTttgcctagaataataccaatttttgttTCTAGTCGATTATTtgacttaaaaaaaaagggtAAATTAATGTTGAacaaaattggtattattctaggaaaacacACACCAAATTTGCTATTATTCATGGTCaatcaaaagttgatattattaaagagaaattattaaaagtttgtattatttacGGTAATTTTTCTAAAGGGAAATATATGTCAAACTATGAAAATGAAGGTAAGTAGAGGTGGATTTGAGAGGCTAGATGAAGGAAAGAGGATACAATGGTATGAGGAGGATGAATGAAAAGGAGATTATATCGAAGGAGgggaatatttttgaaaattccTCTAGACTAAATATTTACATTTACAACCTTATGAGGGGACTAATTCCTCACTTCTTCCTTCTTTGTCACATGTGATTCCACATAAAAAAGTTAGAGAGAGATTGACTAACATGTATACTTGATGAGTTACTCCTCCCAATACCACTTGGTTTTAAGATGAATTTCATCAGGTCTCTGTTCAGCCAACTATCCTCTTATGCGGGTTGTATACAAGttcaataacaaatttatcaaaaagTAAGCTATCATTTTAATGTGAGACAAATAGTATAAATGTATAATCGAGTGATTGTACATGCTTTATTAATCTGCTGCACCAAGACTGTAGTCATCCTGTCTTGTCGAGTACTGGTATCAGCATCAAAGAGATGATTTGgtataatataattatgaacctCGGGTATTCTTTACGAAGCAAATGCCCTCTTGAGCTAGactctttttcttaatttgaacTCTGTTTACTGTGTTTAGACTTACGAGTTAAGACATTCAAGCTTCTTACATCGGCTAGAGCTTCAAAACTACCTGACAAGGAACCAGCTGCTCTCACTAAGATGGAGAGCAGAGGTGAAAGGACAAATACAACACTAGCTTTCAGATTTTTATGGTACCAAGGACGCAAAGAAGGTTCGTTTTCTTCCCAgtgaatatattttttgttgtgaGCCTGTTCTTTGGCATCTGCACTTGATGTCCTATGATGCTGTTGATATGCGTTATGCATTTAGATGAAAATTTGGACATTTTCTATGATTTTCACACAAGTTAGATAAATATCTAATGACCCTTTTGGTGGTTACTATTAAATGGTCAaaatagtaatgaaaattttatgttgcTTAGTTAGAAAAACTGCTAGTCAAGGTTTATAATCATGTTTATCCTTCTCTTATCATTCTTTTTCCTTCATAAAATCCATTCCCATCGTTTACCACTTGGGAAGGTGGTATTAGGTAGTAAGAAAAACTATGAAAAAACACGTGTTTGAAGGTGAGAGCTCAATTACCATAGAAATGACTTAAAACATGTACTAATTATCATTTGGTTACCGAGGCATATATGTAGATTACAGACTAGGGAACTCTATCACCAAAGAGTACCGATTTATGTGTACTAGACTGTAGATATTATAGAACATCTAAGGAGTGTAGGAAGTATTTTAAAGGGCTAATGAAATCTGGGTCATGTTTGTAAATTGTAACAGTCAATTTATTAACTAGATGTATCTCTTGCAGAAAAACAAAGCAATGCTACTGTGTATGAGACTGATTTCACCAGATCATTGAGGAATCAAAAATTGGAATTCCCTGAATGGCTTATCATCCTTCAAGACTTCTCTTACAGAAGTTCGCTTGAGTTATTTGCTGGGTTATTGATGTGTTGGAGGCAGAGTTTAGAGACATTGCCAGCCTCCAGGGATATGAAGGCTTCCATCAAGCTGAGGAGTAAGgacttattattttttaagaggCGAAATAGCGCGACAATGGCTACCCTAACGGTTCCTCTCACGTTCCCAACAAATGTGGAATTAGAATGTCCTCTATCTAAATCTGACCTAAAATGCGGAAATAAATGAGATGGTAAATAGTgatcaaaattcaaaaggcaGCCCTTGGCCAAAAAGTAGCCTGAATCTTGCCCGAATTAGGATCATGGAGAAGCATTTTCAATTCAGTTATTCTCTCTGACACACGGCCTCAAAACCAGAAGCctatattcttattttctttttgatttgtATTAGTTGGGTTATTTAGCCCATACGTGTAGTGCGTCTCTCGAAAAGATcgtctctcacaataatttgtgtttttaattatttttttaaatgcttTATTTGTTATGTGATTTTTTGAATCTGTTTTATTTActtgatattttttttcctattagTTTCCTTGGCAGGGAACCAAAACTTAACTAACAGGTAGGTAGTGTGCCTAATTCACTAGGATCAAAGGAAGTATATATCTTgtacatttaaatttttaaaatttcattatcataaaaatgacatgatatatttcttgaaattttacactacatatttttattatcattctttgaaatcaacaaccaaacaaacttttaaaatatttaaatcatTTTGAAACAAAGGCACACTGATTTTGGAAAGAATTATCTTTtgctaaataaatttttatacacTCGTAGGTTAAATCTTGAATGAAATTGCATGAAGAATCATTTATAAGAGCCAGAAGATCGATGAATAACACAAAGAAAACGTAAAATTTAGTGTATAAAAGTGATACAATAGAACGAACTAAAAGCAAAAATATTACCAATTGAAAGGAACGAAGAAAGTATATTTGAAGAAAGAAACATGTATGAAACCAAAAAACTCAACGTAAGATGACAATTTCAATTTTGCTCAGGACAGTTAATCACGTCCTCGAGACATTGGCATGTATAAACGGATTCTAAGGATTTACGGGTCTAAATCTGAATGTTTTATAAAACCCAAATCTGGATCCATCAATTTTAAATGGATCCAAGCTCAACCCAACTTCGACGGATCAAAAATTTTAGGATCCAGGCCCATCAAAATGGGCTCAAGATCAACAGATCCAGGCCAAATCCAAGTTATACTACTACGCCCCCTGATTTTGCCCAAAGTGGGAATTAACACATTGATTGAATAAAGTTTGATGGGTTAAAGTGTTAAGATTATTTAAAACTAAGAGACAATAGAAATTAGatactcccttcgtttcttaaaaagttctcatttgtcattttggagtgttttatttatttccataaaatctttttatttgttcactaattttagacaaaaataaccttattcatactcactttaatgtttttataatgtttatgaGCCCTATATATCTTTTGTTAacttcaatttaacattttaatattccTTATAGTCCCCATgtgtttcccactaactttataaaactaattttttattagttgtaattcccatattttttttccactaactttcttttaatatttttttaatgcttgtGATCCCtatttttttccaattaaatttattattcaattaaataatatatcaactatcaaaaatattttatttttcttaatttccgtgAACATTTCTTTTGGAAACTTCATTaggaaacggagggagtatatgttAGTGTGGAGTCACATTCCTAAACCAAATTGGGGGAAAACAATAGAACgacctaaaattaaaaatagtactAATTGAATGCAACCCAACAAACAACATGATGACAAATCCAATTGTGTTCACGGACACTTATTCTCTTCCCAAAATCTCAACTACTGAAGTGGTAGTGTGTGTTGGTGTCCCACGTTTTGTTGGGATTAAAAAGAATGGCCATCTCAATTTGAAGACATTATATTAGAAGGGCAACACTTAAAAAGAAGCAGGAGAAACCATGGAGGACTTATGATGACAATATACAGAAATAACCAACCTAT
The sequence above is drawn from the Amaranthus tricolor cultivar Red isolate AtriRed21 chromosome 5, ASM2621246v1, whole genome shotgun sequence genome and encodes:
- the LOC130813892 gene encoding ras-related protein RABC2a-like, translated to MGSTSNNQTSSTSYDLSFKVLLIGDSGVGKSSLLVSFISNSLEDLSPTIGVDFKIKMLTVRGQRLKLTIWDTAGQERFRTLTSSYYRGAQGIILVYDVTRRETFTNLSDVWAKEVELYSTNQDCIKMLVGNKVDKDSERAVTRDEGVALAQQLGSLFIECSAKTRENVEQCFEELASKIMDVPSLKEEGSNVGKRNILKQKQEQKESAPGGCCA
- the LOC130813316 gene encoding uncharacterized protein LOC130813316, which gives rise to MESRGERTNTTLAFRFLWYQGRKEEKQSNATVYETDFTRSLRNQKLEFPEWLIILQDFSYRSSLELFAGLLMCWRQSLETLPASRDMKASIKLRSKDLLFFKRRNSATMATLTVPLTFPTNVELECPLSKSDLKCGNK